A single Drosophila miranda strain MSH22 chromosome XR, D.miranda_PacBio2.1, whole genome shotgun sequence DNA region contains:
- the LOC108152575 gene encoding N-acetylgalactosaminyltransferase 6: MRRPNFKWMVKSILVLLISLTLLVLITSWISSSPYTNRPVHHSVEPQPEKAALLGQKAAAVNEDSVERLQPIHVEAPKPRQQAEPEAEPEKELDPESDYPEEKPKRMRPKNDEYGQQPEQEMHVKPHDQQNVVKDWHDYAAMDKDALRVGIGEGGKAAKLEDEATLEQERRMSLENGFNALLSDSISVNRSLPDIRHKLCRQKDYLVNLPTVSVIIIFYNEYLSVLMRSVHSLINRSPKELLKEIILVDDFSDRDYLHAELELYIKEHFSKIVRVVRLPNRTGLIGARSAGARNATAEVLLFLDSHVEANYNWLPPLLEPIAKNKRTAVCPFIDVIDHATFNYRAQDEGARGAFDWEFYYKRLPLLDEDLKYPADPFKSPVMAGGLFAISREFFWELGGYDEGLDIWGGEQYELSFKIWMCGGEMYDAPCSRIGHIYRGPRNHVPSPRKGDYLHRNYKRVAEVWMDEYKNYLYDHADGIYDRIDAGDLTEQKAIRKKLKCKSFKWFMEEVAFDLINSYPPVDPPTFALGAIQNVGDKRLCIDTMGRRKHKRMGMYACAEDLKVPQKTQFWELSWKRDLRLRRKKECLDVQIWTENAPVWLWDCHLQGGNQYWSYDYHTQTIKHGRDGRRCLELLPFAQELVVNKCNNSNTFMKWNFGSFNKTALDNYDKDLVLNLD; the protein is encoded by the exons ATGCGGAGGCCCAACTTCAAGTGGATGGTCAAGTCCATCCTGGTTCTGCTGATATCGCTCACCCTGCTGGTGCTCATTACCAGCTGGATATCTTCGAGCCCCTACACCAACCGGCCAGTTCATCACAGCGTCGAGCCGCAGCCCGAGAAGGCAGCGCTTTTGGGTCAAAAGGCCGCCGCTGTGAACGAAGATTCAGTAGAACGTCTTCAGCCCATTCATGTCGAAGCGCCTAAGCCCCGACAACAGGCGGAACCAGAAGCAGAACCCGAAAAAGAACTTGACCCCGAATCAGATTATCCTGAGGAAAAACCCAAACGGATGCGGCCGAAGAACGACGAATATGGCCAGCAGCCTGAGCAAGAGATGCACGTGAAGCCACATGACCAGCAGAACGTCGTAAAAGATTGGCACGACTACGCGGCGATGGATAAAGATGCTTTGCGCGTTGGTATCGGGGAAGGGGGCAAGGCAGCCAAACTGGAGGATGAGGCGACGCTAGAGCAGGAGCGTAGAATGTCCTTGGAGAATGGCTTCAATGCTCTGCTCTCCGACTCCATATCTGTTAACCGCTCGCTCCCCGACATTCGCCACAAACT CTGCCGCCAGAAGGACTACCTGGTTAACCTGCCTACTGTCAGCGTTATCATCATTTTCTATAACGAGTATCTGAGCGTTCTGATGCGCTCCGTCCACAGTCTGATCAATAGGTCGCCCAAAGAGCTGCTCAAGGAGATAATTTTGGTGGACGACTTCAGTGACCGCGACTATCTGCACGCAGAGCTGGAGCTCTACATAAAGGAGCACTTCAGTAAGATCGTTCGTGTGGTGCGTTTGCCCAATCGCACGGGCCTCATTGGAGCGCGTTCGGCCGGGGCACGAAACGCAACCGCGGAAGTGCTCCTCTTCCTCGACTCACACGTGGAGGCCAACTACAATTGGCTGCCACCGCTACTGGAGCCGATTGCCAAGAACAAGCGCACAGCTGTCTGTCCCTTCATCGATGTCATCGACCACGCCACCTTCAACTATCGCGCCCAGGACGAGGGTGCACGCGGTGCCTTTGACTGGGAGTTCTACTACAAGCGACTGCCGTTGCTGGATGAGGATCTAAAGTATCCCGCCGATCCCTTCAAGAGTCCCGTCATGGCCGGAGGCCTTTTTGCCATATCCAGGGAGTTCTTCTGGGAACTTGGCGGCTACGACGAGGGCCTGGACATCTGGGGCGGCGAACAGTACGAGCTGAGCTTCAAGATCTGGATGTGCGGCGGCGAAATGTACGACGCACCCTGCTCCCGCATTGGGCACATCTATCGTGGCCCTCGCAATCACGTACCCAGTCCCCGAAAGGGTGATTACCTGCATAGA AACTACAAGCGAGTGGCCGAAGTCTGGATGGATGAGTACAAGAACTACCTGTACGACCATGCTGACGGCATCTACGACCGCATCGATGCCGGAGATCTGACGGAACAAAAGGCGATACGCAAAAAGCTAAAGTGCAAATCCTTCAAGTGGTTCATGGAAGAGGTGGCATTTGACCTGATCAATAGCTATCCGCCCGTAGATCCGCCCACCTTTGCGCTCGGTGCCATACAGAATGTCGGCGATAAGCGCCTATGCATAGATACGATGGGACGCCGAAAACACAAACGGATGGGCATGTATGCCTGCGCTGAGGACCTTAAAGTGCCACAAAAGACACAGTTCTGGGAGCTCAGTTGGAAGCGCGACTTGCGGCTGCGTCGTAAGAAGGAATGCCTGGACGTCCAGATTTGGACTGAGAATGCGCCCGTCTGGCTCTGGGACTGCCATTTGCAGGGGGGAAATCAATATTGGTCCTACGACTACCACACACAAACCATCAAGCACGGCCGGGATGGGAGGCGGTGTCTGGAGCTGCTGCCCTTCGCCCAGGAGCTGGTGGTGAACAAGTGCAACAACAGTAATACGTTCATGAAGTGGAACTTTGGCTCCTTTAATAAGACGGCACTAGACAACTACGACAAGGATCTCGTCCTGAATCTGGATTGA
- the LOC108152576 gene encoding 28S ribosomal protein S35, mitochondrial encodes MAATLTRFLERSQRTTHAALSSVRLFSNSNQQQPQPEVEDDEEFRVLNLRPVKQQFQRRRDIKRDDVTPPRTTRMAVDQDWTAAWPGPRSFHPASVPLPLRQGFTERGAAAPSKFANAELMKIPNFLHLTPPAIRQQCEAIKKFCTPWPKSLETKAKWRSHFPLEVITTDYCQSLPTVRNPEARRVTVSLKLSDLKFDAHARDKFLRLVGERYNKETDVLTFVTDRCPLRKQNYDYALYLLTACYHESFITEPWEATKSEADMEVYLFERNQAKRSTEAILNWNAAENAQKKSPSASYAQSVEQLINEGENEYNLAKYKEEVMKMLNVPTQ; translated from the exons ATGGCGGCCACCTTGACGCGTTTTTTGGAGCGCAGCCAACGAACCACGCACGCGGCGCTGAGCAGTGTGCGTCTTTTCAGCAACAGTAACCAGCAACAGCCGCAGCCAGAAGTGGAGGACGATGAGG AGTTCCGTGTGCTGAACCTGCGTCCAGTTAAGCAGCAGTTCCAGAGGAGGAGGGACATCAAAAGGGATGATGTTACACCGCCCCGAACCACACGCATGGCTGTCGATCAGGACTGGACGGCGGCCTGGCCAGGTCCGCGTTCCTTCCATCCTGCCAGTGTGCCGTTGCCACTGCGACAGGGCTTCACGGAGCGCGGTGCAGCGGCGCCCTCCAAGTTTGCCAATGCGGAGCTGATGaaaattccaaattttctGCATTTGACGCCTCCGGCGATTCGTCAGCAGTGCGAGGCCATTAAGAAATTCTGCACGCCCTGGCCGAAGAGTCTGGAGACCAAGGCCAAGTGGAGGAGCCACTTTCCCCTAGAAGTCATCACAACAGACTACTGTCAAAGTCTGCCCACGGTTCGCAATCCGGAGGCACGGCGCGTCACCGTCTCGTTAAAGCTGTCGGATCTGAAGTTTGACGCCCATGCAAGAGACAAGTTCCTGCGTCTCGTGGGGGAGCGTTACAACAAGGAGACGGACGTGCTTACATTTGTGACCGATCGCTGTCCGCTGCGAAAGCAGAACTATGACTACGCCCTGTATTTGCTCACGGCCTGTTACCACGAGTCCTTCATCACGGAGCCCTGGGAGGCGACCAAGTCCGAGGCTGACATGGAGGTGTATCTGTTCGAGCGGAACCAGGCCAAGCGCTCCACCGAGGCCATCCTCAATTGGAATGCGGCGGAAAATGCACAGAAAAAGTCTCCCAGTGCCAGCTATGCGCAGAGCGTGGAGCAATTAATAAACGAGGGCGAGAATGAGTACAACTTGGCCAAGTACAAGGAGGAGGTAATGAAGATGTTGAATGTTCCGACGCAGTAA